AAAGTCCGGGCGATGCCGCCGGCGAGGAATCGAAAGAGGTCCCGGGAATGGACCTGGTGACCCGCCTCTCCCCCCTTGAGCTTCGAAGGAATGGGAAAGACCCGGATTCGGGGGCTCCCGGCGAGACTTTGATCCGGGTCGACCGAGAGCACCACTACCCGGAAGTTGGTGCCGCTCAGGTCCAGACCCACGTAGGTTCCGGGGTGGAAACGGGCCGTTTTGGGAATGAAGGTCCGGATCATGGCCAGGGAACCGGAGCGGTCCGCCGCCAGTCCCAAGTCCATCTGACGCTTGAATTCATCGATGATGGAACGGGCCGTCGCCAGCGTTGAAAGGTCCCAACTCCGGGCCGGGGAACCGTCTTCTGCGGGGTGGGAAACCAAATTCACATTCCCGGCGGGTTCTCGTCGGCCGAGGGACCGTAGAGGGCGGGGACCGGGATGTCGTTCAGGCGCAGGTAGACTCCCAGTTGGGCGCGGTGGTGAATCAGGTGATTCATGACGAAGCTCCGCAATACCGCGATTTTGGGCATGCTGAATATGGTGACGCCGTTTTTGAGGAGCGACCAGGGCAACAGGAAGGCCGCGTCGTCGGCGCCGGCGATGGAGGCGCGCGCCTCCCGGACGTGCTGGTCGAATTCGGCGAGCATCTGGTCCACACTCGTGGGAGCCGGGGGTTGCGGGAGGGGTTTCCCATCGGGCATGAGGTCCAGCTCGTCCTCCTGGATGGTGAGGGTGGCCCAATAGGGGATGTTGGCCAGGTGACCCGCCAGCCAGATCATGCTCCCGGACCTGGCGTGGGGTTTCCAGTCGAACCGGTCTTCCGGAACCCGCTCCAGGGTCCTGCGGGCGCCGTCCATCTCCTGGTCGAACTCGGGCAACAAGGCTTCGCTGATGGACATCTTTTGACACCTCCGTGGGCCGGCGGCTCCGGGGACCTTGTCCGCCGAGGCCGTTCTCCGGCAGAATCTCTCAAAGATCGGAAAAGGGGTCAATCGGAAAACACATCATGTCTGTTCGGATCACCCCGCCTGCCGAGTTCGGACTCCGTCCGGAAGCCCCCCTGGCTCCCCTGACCACCCTGGCCATCGGAGGAAACAGCCGTTGGCTGCTGGAACTGCGCGACCCGGGACTGCTGGACACCGCCTGGAACTGGGCCCGGAGCCAGGGCCTGCCGGTGCTATTCCTGGGAGCGGGAAGCAACGTCCTCTTTTCGGACGCCGGATACGACGGCTTGGTGATTCGGAATCGCCTCCGGGGACGGGAGCGCGCCGGAAACGAGGTGCGGGTCTCGGGAGGGGAGGACCTGGGGGAGACCATCCGTTGGGTCAACCGGCTCGGTCTGGCCGGGATGGAGCGCCTCTACGGCATTCCCGGAACCGTGGCCGGAGCCGTGGTGGGCAACGCGGGCGCCTACGGGCAGGAGATCGGGGACCGGATCCGTGAGGTGTCCTTCTGGTCGCCGGAGCAGGGGGTGACGACCCTCCCCGCATCGGACCTGGACTTCCGTTATCGCCACAGCCGCTTCAAGGAGCGTCGGGAGTGGTTTCTGCTCTCCTGCACCCTGGCCCTGGAGGCGGCCTCGGAGCCTCTGCAGCCGGTCTCGGACCAGATTCTGGCCACCCGTCTGGCCAAGTATCCGGTGGGGCTGAAATGCCCGGGCAGCTTCTTCAAGAACGTGATCGCGGACGAACTCGATCCTCAGGGTCTGAGCCGGATTCCCGAGGATTTCATTTTTTACGGGAAGATACCGGCCGGCAAACTCCTGGACGAGGTGGGCGCCCGGGGGCGGCGGATGGGAGGCGCCCTGATCGCGAGTCATCATGCCAACCTGTTCGTCAACGAAGAAGGCGCAGCCAGCCGTGATATGCTGGCTCTGGCCCGGAAATATTCAAATCGGGTCCGTGAGAAATTCGACATCGAGTTGGAACCGGAAATCCTGATCGTCAGTCCAAACCAATGGCGTTGACCGCGATAGACACCCACCGGGCGCCCACACGCAAGTTCCTCATCGAGGGGGGATACACCCTCTACGGCGACTACCCGGTCCAGGGCAACAAGAATGCCGCCCTGCCGCTGATCTGCGCCGCCCTGCTGGCCCGTTCCCGGGTGGTTTTGAACCGCGTCCCCCGCATCGACGACGTGGAGAACCTCCTCCGGCTCGTCCGGGTCGTGGGCGTGGAGGCGGAGTGGCAGGGAGAGACCCTCCACTTGGACTCCAGCGGTCTGAAACCGGAGCAGCTTCCCGCCGATCTGGTGGAGAAGCTCCGGGGCGCCATCCTGCTTCTGGGTCCCTTGGCCGCCGCCTTCGACCGTGTCTCCTGCGTCAGTCCCGGCGGCTGTCCCATCGGACGCCGCTCCTTCGACGTCCACTGGTCGGTCCTGGAAGCAGCGGGCTTCCGGGTTCGGGAGGACAGTTCCTCCATCGACATCTTCAAGAGCCGTCAGGTGGAAGACCCGGTGGTCTACCTGGAGGAGGCGTCGGTCACGGCCACGGAGAACGCCCTGATCCTGTTCGCCGCATTGGGGGGCGGGACGATCCGCAATCCGGCCCGCGAGCCGCACGTCCTGGCCGTGGTGGATTTCTTGCGGAATCTGGGTTGCCGCATCGAGCTCCATCCCCTCTACTACCGGGTGCTCAACGGCGTCGGCGAACCGGGGGAGGAGATCGAATTCGACGTGCCGCCGGACTACATCGACGCCGGCACTCTGGCCATCGCCACTGCCGTGACCCAC
This is a stretch of genomic DNA from Acidobacteriota bacterium. It encodes these proteins:
- a CDS encoding DinB family protein, whose amino-acid sequence is MSISEALLPEFDQEMDGARRTLERVPEDRFDWKPHARSGSMIWLAGHLANIPYWATLTIQEDELDLMPDGKPLPQPPAPTSVDQMLAEFDQHVREARASIAGADDAAFLLPWSLLKNGVTIFSMPKIAVLRSFVMNHLIHHRAQLGVYLRLNDIPVPALYGPSADENPPGM
- the murB gene encoding UDP-N-acetylmuramate dehydrogenase, with amino-acid sequence MSVRITPPAEFGLRPEAPLAPLTTLAIGGNSRWLLELRDPGLLDTAWNWARSQGLPVLFLGAGSNVLFSDAGYDGLVIRNRLRGRERAGNEVRVSGGEDLGETIRWVNRLGLAGMERLYGIPGTVAGAVVGNAGAYGQEIGDRIREVSFWSPEQGVTTLPASDLDFRYRHSRFKERREWFLLSCTLALEAASEPLQPVSDQILATRLAKYPVGLKCPGSFFKNVIADELDPQGLSRIPEDFIFYGKIPAGKLLDEVGARGRRMGGALIASHHANLFVNEEGAASRDMLALARKYSNRVREKFDIELEPEILIVSPNQWR
- a CDS encoding UDP-N-acetylglucosamine 1-carboxyvinyltransferase; its protein translation is MALTAIDTHRAPTRKFLIEGGYTLYGDYPVQGNKNAALPLICAALLARSRVVLNRVPRIDDVENLLRLVRVVGVEAEWQGETLHLDSSGLKPEQLPADLVEKLRGAILLLGPLAAAFDRVSCVSPGGCPIGRRSFDVHWSVLEAAGFRVREDSSSIDIFKSRQVEDPVVYLEEASVTATENALILFAALGGGTIRNPAREPHVLAVVDFLRNLGCRIELHPLYYRVLNGVGEPGEEIEFDVPPDYIDAGTLAIATAVTHGSVRLLGVGQQDLMGVIPVLERFGIEFRDCEEGLQVEASRMVSPSQLTAGPWPLFPTDLVSLVIVLATQAQGLCLVHDWMYEARMFFVDKLVRMGARITMCDPHRVLVEGPRRLRGKQLESPDIRAGMALLVAGLCAQGDTRIEHAEVVLRGYENVVGRLRGVGARIRGES